GCTATTAAAGCTAGAACGTGCacatttttactttgtgtttttctGACCAATAAATGAGACCGTATATTCCTTCCTTTAGcatgaaaacaatacaaatttaaaagaaagaaaaaatatatatatatataatgcatttctAAAAAGTCACCGCCCTTAAACATTAAGGAACTGTACCATAGAATCCTCCTTTTGTAGCCGACCAGGCCATATCCCCCCCTTCTCTGTAGAAAGACAGTGGTGATCCAACCCATCATTTCCACACCACAGTCTCAAAATCGACAAGACACTGGTGTAAAAAGGTGAGAGAGGATGTTGAGACACAAAAAAGGGGTTGTGTCccatatgacacacacacagggagcaaGTGGATTCTGAAAGAAGGGGTGGAGAGCCATCGAACGCAGCAGGCGaggttggtttaaaaaaaaaaaaaaaaaagaaaaagaaaaagaaaatcagcaTTCACAGTTTCTCCTTGGCTGGTACCCAGATATAGGGGCCGGACTGCTCCTCGATGATTTGTTTAACTTGGTTGTATATCTCCTCTAGTGTGTCCCCTTGAACAATAGCTGGAAGACAAAGAGAGATGTTGGTCAGAAAATGATGGAAATTCATATGCGCAAGtagattcaaattacattttcatatataAACTAACTTTAATCTTTACAATCATTGTGAGTGGTTAGTGTTGCAATGATGTATACATGATATCTCTACATCAGGAGCTGCTCCTCGGCTCTAGTTGCCTGTGATAGGCATATATAATGCAGGTTAGATCATCCTCTTTATATAAGTAGCCGCCAGCATCATCTCGTGCACAGATGTATTTTTTCAACAGTAAACTCGTGGacagtaaaaataattaaaataaaacttacatttaatataatatatataattcaaaTCTACTTGCTCTTTAATACATGTTGGGAATCCCAGAAAAGGACCAGCAATGATTAATCCTGGTAAGAGCTGGTAGTTTTTCAACTGAGACTGTAGCTGGTCAAGTCTGGCTTTGACTACTTGCTTCCacagtatattattaaaacaGTGGTAGTAAAACTCAAAGTGACACATACACCTCAGAACAGTGTGATTGGAAAAGCAGCGGCCTGCTTTGTTGATGTCAAAAGTCTCACAGCCCTATTCACACAATGGCTACTCCAATCTTTAATGCAGTCAAGAAATGTGACCATTCGCCAGATGGCTtagactgacactaaacaaacagtgactAAAAACATAATGCTAATTAGATGTTGGTCAAGTTAGAGGATAAATGTTTGCTTTCAGGCAACAAGGTCTTGGTTTTGTCAGAAATTAATCTGGAGCAGGTAGCAAATAGTGTGTTGCCTGAAAGAAGGACTTGTCAATGTTTAATTCATGgaataaaaacatattgaaataaacagtaaaaatCATCCACatgatttcattccaacagcgaCTGAAGTTCTTCTTAAATttgttaaatataatataaaagtgACTTAAAATTCCTTTCCCCTGGACTTCAAACATACATAAATGCTGCATCTGACATACTGTATGTTGCATAATGTAATTACCACACTAAAAATGTAAAACCTGCAATAAAGGCACAGACAAGTATCTGATTTCACTCTGCTAAGAATGTTCCAGTAATGTCTACTTGTTCTCTTCCTCCATCACTTAAAGGAGTTAAGGTTTTCTGTAAGCCTTGCTTAGCATGGCTTACTGTGATGATTCTGGGTCTGTAAGGATCTGCAATCCTTTTGTTGTACTGGAGATCAAGGAGGTTTCATATGCTTTTAAAACAGACAGTTTTAAAATTTTGTAGTTAGGTTGCCACAACTggacaaagaaagaaaacagaacaTAATCCAACCATCATAATGGTCATAGCTGTAGCAAGAAAACAAATTACCCGAACATGTTTGACTTTTTTCACCATTCATTTAGGCAACAAAGGTGACATGTACTTGCGCCCATGCCTTGAGTCTGAATACTGCTTGGAGATGTCTCCAATGTATTTATACTAACAATCCTATCTTAAGATGTTGTTTTACTCTCAGGTCAGGCAGTGGGAGAGACAGGTGCAATAACAGTTATTATTTTGTAGTCCTGTACCTGTGATTCTCTCACCTGCCTGTATGAATGAATGAAACACCTTTTCTTTCCGCTGTACAAACCTGTGAAGTGCTCTGTGAATTCCTGCTCCAGTTTCATGGCTCTCTCGAAGGTCTTCCTGCCTTGCTCTTCTGTCAGCCGCTTATTCATCTCCCTGACGTAGCAAAAACAACGGGCACAGTTCAGATCACCCTCATTTTAATACAGATTTCGTAACCATCTAGGAATGGAAATGTATTCCCCATTAACCATAcacatccctgaatagataatcaaaAATAGGATTTTAACAAGACATCCCATCAGTACATTTGAGTCCCAAATGCTGTCGATTTATTACCATGTGGAATGACTGGCTGggatatttgcttttttttttaaattactgcacAGCAATGGATTTCTGCAATGAGGACATTCAATGTGCTATCTATACAGAAGTTAGTTGATAGTTTTGAGTGGTGTCTTGTGAGCTACATTTAATATCGGGAGGATTTTGATTTACTTACATAATATTTTCTACAGATTTTGGTTTAATGAAAACAGCAATAGGATAGAGCAGTGCTATCTGTAGCCTCTTGATAGCATTGCCTGACACGTCGAGGATACAGTGCttgccctgaaaaaaaaaaaaaatgttaagtgttacataaaacataaaataaaataaaaaaaaaggtagggcCCTGTTGATTTTGGTACAGCTTTAATATATCATTGGTACAGCTTTAATATATCATATCTAAAAAAATAACTAGATTAAACAGTGTGGAGCAACATAATTTCAATTTAGAATACAGTATCAAATCATACTAAGTAAACAGGGGAACATTTCAACAGCTGTAGCAAGACACTCAGGTTTTTTTCTGTTCAAAGGTTCCAGAAAAGTTGTAACCAATTATGAATCTATGTTCACAGTAATCTTCTGTTGCATACACTTTGCAATGCCtgtactatgggaaacttttacaagggttcTTTGAGGGGATTTTCTCATTGTGGAACACCATTTAAAATTTACAGTGAACCAAACTATCTTCAGGTTTTTACTCGTAACCCTGAAATGACCACCTGTTGCTCTGTACCTTTTCTGCTACCTCCCGTACTGACTGCACACTGGTTCCGTACAGGTGGTTGTTGTACTGGCCGGCCTCGATGAACTTGTGATCCTGAATGTCCTTCTCCATCTGCTCCCGAGATGTGACAAAGTGATAATCCCTGCCATCCACCTCATAGTCACGCTGTGGTCTAGTTGTGTCTGGAACACAGATTCACATGCTAGAAGAATATTACTCTATATTGCTTTGTAGTATTACTAAAGCTCTTAAGACGAGTGTTTAAATAATGGATATCGACTATGAAGGTAAAGCAGCCGTTTATACCTCAGACCCCGTTATATAGCTCCCATCCTCCCCATAATGCTGTGCACTTGCATTCTTGTAATAAGGTGGCAGACAAAacctcttaactatggctcccgactaaagtaatataaaaactGGGAGTATCTACTGTACCTACTTTGATTAAACTCAATAATTTTGCAAGTTTAAATAAATGAGATCTCTGTTTTACTACATATTATGAGGACAAAGCTATTGTCAGATGGTTTGTTTCAGAACACATTAAGcatgtatattttgtttaaaattgtaattgcaCCTCAGGACAATTCACTCATGATGGTTGTAGGCAGCACAacgtgtattatatattttttctttagatGCAGCGAAAATGTCTTTTGCATGTTTTTAGCTTGTATTTCCCAATACGTTTGTGTATGGAAAAGCTGCATTATTTACTAGGCAAGTCACATTTCAATTAGCTCAAAACGTCAAACTGCTTTGATACAATGCACAAAACATTTATTATCATCACTTATTGCACCCCTGTGGGTTACATAAAGGCTCTTAAAATGTTACTCTTAGGCAAGCCACTTTCTTTTTGCTTACTGTCCCCCTCAATACTTTCCACTGAATTAGTGAATACTCACGAGGAACACAGGATCCAAACTTATCTGGAAACTCTGAGATCAGATCGTCATTTACTCTGTCTTTCATGGGTCCCAAAACTATCACTGGACGGGAGTAGTTTACTGGAGACAAAGAAAGACATTTAGGAGACATGAAAACACTTTAGGTATGGTGCTGTACCATTaggcctattaaaaaaaaacactgttagtGCATATATTGAGGCATTGGTAAATTAGTCAACGATTAGTTTGAAATGGCTCTCGCTGCAACCAATTTGTACATCCTTTTCTATAAAGCAGAATGTAATCCAAGCATTGATGAATTCATTTCTATGCTGTGCACCAGAATCCCCTCTTACCTTCTTGCTGGGTGACTGGCTCGTAAGACAGTACGTATTCCTCCAGGCCACCTGCTTAGAGAGACAGAGCGCAATGCCAATCTttagaaaacaacaaaaacccaaaacaaaacaaaaatctcagGAAGCATAACCCATTGTTCTCAACTGAAACTAGCCAAAATCTGTTCACCAAGACGTGACCTTACTATAGAAATTGCAGCTTCCACAATTGAAGAGTATTCTACTCAGATGTTGCTCAGAAGAGCCAGCTGCTAAACATTTTGGCAGGATTACCATAATAAGGTGTGTGTCTGAAAACAAAATGGTTTCTAGAACATGGTACggtaacaatgttattttgatttcaTTGTAATCTATGTTTATAGTGTTATTTGGTTCTATATCTGTAATTCTTCATTTAATCTAACTAAAAGCAGTCtccaattaatatttaaatatgttttggtaTAGAGTACTTtcaaaattaatacaaattaGAAGGTCTGCATTATGTGTGTTACTCTTTGTGAGCTGAAGTAGTAAAAAGACAAAAACTAAAACCAAGTTGTTTAAAAACcaaaactgtatttttataatactttcaataaaaaaaaaaaaccatatagAATATATTGCTAAACATTACAACTGTAATTAtgagtctgtttgttttaaattgtattttatttaattgtatgtgCCTCGTCCATCCTTCACAATCAAAAACCGGGGCTTGCAGTTTGTGTAACTAACCTACAGAGGGCACTTTACCCTATTGGCTGACAATATAATCCAGGTTACATCCATATTAAATCTAAACAGGCTGAGCAAGGTGATGTGATGTGTGGGATACATGAGTGGATAATGAAAATATgttgtctatttaaaaaaaaaatactgacatttGTCTACAATGAAATCTAGTAACAAAGAAACACAAAGGATATTATAGGGGAAAAAAGGCAACACAGACTTACGGTAACTACTTTCACTATCGCTGGCATTAGAGGTTACATGCTCTGAAATTGCAACAAAGGGAAGGTAAGAAAAACACAAAGACTATAATACAGTGGTACTACACATGAGCTCTACAAAGGAAAATCAATATAGTGAGTATGAACACAAACAGAACAGGGGTCCTGGATTGTGAAGAACCTTGAAGACAAATCACTGGGTTCAACGTCAATAACCCTATTATCAAATTATTCTTTTATGATTGCTTTCTAAAGTTCTCTCTACCAGTGTGTTACACAGCACCAAGGAAAGCAACTTGCTTTATCAAATTAAGTCTTAAATGCAACATATTTAGATGCAGCATTTTCTTTTCAAACGTCTCGGAGATTATGGGTGCAGATCCAATGGTAGAGTCGATGCCTCCTCAAGGTTCTCACAAGGCCGAAAAATATGAAACATTTATTAATCTTCTACTGGGAAGACATGAAGGGGCTGCCAATACAGGTGGTTGTAAGAGGTttctgt
The DNA window shown above is from Acipenser ruthenus chromosome 17, fAciRut3.2 maternal haplotype, whole genome shotgun sequence and carries:
- the LOC131698000 gene encoding disks large homolog 1-like yields the protein MLYFVIFIFIFYFRALFDYDKTKDSGLPSQGLNFQFGDILHVINASDDEWWQARQVTPDGESEEIGVIPSKRRVEKKERARLKTVKFNSKSRDKGQSFNDKRKKNLFSRKFPFYKNKDQSEQETSDLDQHVTSNASDSESSYRGLEEYVLSYEPVTQQEVNYSRPVIVLGPMKDRVNDDLISEFPDKFGSCVPHTTRPQRDYEVDGRDYHFVTSREQMEKDIQDHKFIEAGQYNNHLYGTSVQSVREVAEKGKHCILDVSGNAIKRLQIALLYPIAVFIKPKSVENIMEMNKRLTEEQGRKTFERAMKLEQEFTEHFTAIVQGDTLEEIYNQVKQIIEEQSGPYIWVPAKEKL